One window from the genome of Nicotiana tomentosiformis chromosome 5, ASM39032v3, whole genome shotgun sequence encodes:
- the LOC138892974 gene encoding uncharacterized protein: MGAFLQEFDIDTQNRKGSENKLADHLSHLEEEGRPHDGLEINDSFLDEKLLAISRKEVPWFVDLVKFLVSGITPDEFSINQRKKLKRDCQNYYWDEPYLFRICTDGVIRRCVPEEEQVEILWTCHSSPYGGHYGGARTVDKVLSCCFYWPTLYKDASDLVKCCDEWKRAGKMPLTTILEINIFNVWDIDFIGPFVSSYGNTYI; the protein is encoded by the coding sequence atgggtgcttttttgcaagagtttgatatagaCACCCAAAaccgaaaaggaagtgaaaacaAATTGGCAGACCACttatctcatttggaggaggaggggaggccgcatgatggccttgaaatcaatgactccttcctcgATGAGAAACTCTTAGCCATTTCAaggaaagaggtgccatggttcgtggATCTAGTAAAGTTTCTGGTAAGTGGTATCACCCCGGATGAGTTCTCTataaatcaaaggaagaagctcaaacgggattgtcaaaactattattgggatgaaccatatcttttccggatttgtacggatggagtgattagaagatgtgtaccagaggaggaacaagttgaaattcttTGGACTTGTCATTCTTCGCCGTATGGTGGTCactatggtggagcaagaacggtggacaaagtgctaagttgttgtttctattggcccactctttacaaggatgcaagtgatctagtcaagtgTTGTGATGAATGGAAAAGGGCTGGtaaaatgcccctcaccaccattttggagattaatATTTTCAATGTGTGGGATATTGACTTCATAggaccttttgtgagttcttatggaaacacctacatctag